One region of Cucurbita pepo subsp. pepo cultivar mu-cu-16 chromosome LG03, ASM280686v2, whole genome shotgun sequence genomic DNA includes:
- the LOC111790070 gene encoding condensin-2 complex subunit H2-like, giving the protein MTSKTGGTGEAAFHMLQPERDLRLNWEVDLAEKLESYLLQICTGEFQSGEDENHNSVNFAEAALLLQDSIQVYSRKVEYLYSLVLRALEFLSEKRQKDPLEGTSIEAEQDGSHEIAEDENDLFWVSEDVPVDTKNTLESTKEDAWLNQTVKPPANLVVLEGDCLDASGDNGELDSYLLASTSDIFQDFVLLDSCDAEAVQDFLNGGHKFGQSHNGGFRGSSTHRGFQSPSRRSGGSMQKSSVGKTQGANVARTPFSNHCFVSDPPSCDNFANENHEFDMDAGNPEPDDSNGSEDDYDPWKPLNPHEPGNLKIKPFRKVKAFKKNYVNSGKHESVAALFPLAKLQGPVSPEFAKLWEEQHQAFETHSESNSALLYEKLRNSLINEDRSCDSPYDVEDDNIDYGFEDAMPDINPPDMDDPCNHYMDESTWLGSEKHDAAAHFDKGETYEPEFPYSHSSQEHFCPSHLDTLLASIAENPTEMATRVSTWKQNIEHNLEEQDKHLPFDIHEYCKAIREKLSGEADKGGVMSFSDVVEGQEKFVVSRSFTAVLQLVNNEDVELEEDEVDGESIVYTSANPFHVRLIHQDKRADKTRHQTSRKRSTSPDKVENGWNINHKSSHIDKTLEESRVMRKLSRQNCKLPVKLGKVGGIKCTPEGKRRRRRARFVEPVD; this is encoded by the exons atGACTAGTAAAACTGGCGGTACTGGAGAGGCTGCTTTCCACATGCTGCAGCCGGAGCGTGACCTTCGGTTGAATTGGGAAGTCGACCTCGCTGAGAAGCTTGAAAGTTATTTGTTGCAGATTTGCACCGGTGAGTTTCAGTCCGGCGAAGATGAGAACCACAATTCTGTCAATTTTGCTGAAG CTGCTCTGCTTCTTCAAGATTCGATTCAGGTGTACAGTCGTAAGGTTGAATACCTCTACTCATTGGTTTTGCGAGCTTTGGAGTTCCTCTCCGAAAAGAg GCAGAAGGATCCTTTGGAAGGGACCTCAATCGAGGCTGAACAAGATGGTTCTCATGAAATTGCTGAGGATGAAAACGACCTATTTTGGGTTTCAGAGGATGTGCCAG TTGACACGAAGAATACTTTGGAGAGTACCAAAGAAGATGCTTGGTTAAATCAAACTGTAAAGCCTCCAGCAAATTTAGTCGTTCTTGAAGGTGATTGCTTGGATGCATCTGGTGACAATGGTGAACTAGACTCATACTTG TTGGCCTCCACTAGTGATATTTTCCAAGACTTCGTTCTCTTAGATTCATGTGATGCTGAGGCAGTTCAAGATTTTTTGAATGGTGGTCATAAGTTTGGCCAAAGCCATAATGGTGGATTCAGAGGCAGCTCAACCCACAGGGGTTTTCAGTCTCCCTCTAGACGTTCTGGTGGAAGTATGCAGAAATCATCAGTAGGAAAGACTCAGGGTGCTAATGTTGCTCGGACACCGTTTTCCAATCATTGCTTCGTGTCTGATCCTCCATCTTGTGATAATTTTGCCAATGAAAATCATGAATTTGACATGGATGCTGGGAATCCAGAACCAGATGACTCAAATGGTTCTGAAGACGATTATGATCCTTGGAAGCCTTTGAATCCTCATGAGCcaggaaatttaaaaataaaaccatttaGAAAAG TAAAAgcttttaaaaagaattatgtcAATTCTGGTAAGCATGAGTCTGTAGCTGCTTTGTTTCCACTAGCTAAATTACAAGGCCCAGTTAGCCCAGAGTTCGCGAAGCTTTGGGAAGAGCAGCACCAAGCCTTTGAAACGCATAGCGAGTCCAATTCTGCTTTATTATATGAAAAG CTGCGAAATTCACTCATCAATGAAGATAGAAGTTGTGATTCCCCTTATGATGTGGAAGATGACAATATTGATTATGGTTTCGAAGATGCAATGCCTGATATCAATCCGCCAGATATGGATGATCCCTGTAATCATTATATGGACGAGTCTACGTGGTTAGGGAGTGAAAAG CATGATGCGGCTGCCCATTTTGATAAAGGTGAAACATATGAACCTGAATTTCCCTATTCGCATTCAAGTCAAGAACATTTTTGTCCCTCTCATCTT GACACACTCCTTGCAAGCATTGCTGAGAATCCTACTGAAATGGCCACTCGAGTCTCTACGTGGAAACAGAATATTGAACACAATTTGGAAGAGcaa GACAAACACCTTCCATTTGATATTCATGAATATTGCAAAGCGATTCGTGAAAAATTATCTGGTGAAGCTGACAAAGGCGGTGTAATGTCTTTCTCTGATGTTGTTGAAGGGCAGGAGAAGTTCGTTGTATCACGAAGTTTTACTGCTGTTCTTCAATTG GTGAACAATGAAGATGTGGAGCTGGAAGAGGACGAGGTTGATGGGGAGTCGATTGTCTATACTTCTGCGAACCCGTTCCATGTTCGGCTTATTCACCAAGACAAACGGGCGGATAAAACTCGGCATCAAACCTCAAGAAAGAGGTCCACATCTCCAGATAAGGTTGAAAATGGTTGGAATATAAACCACAAATCATCACACATCGATAAAACTCTTGAGGAATCTAGGGTGATGAGAAAATTGTCACGACAGAATTGCAAACTTCCTGTGAAACTGGGGAAGGTTGGTGGCATAAAATGCACTCCTGAAGgcaagaggaggagaagaagagctCGATTTGTTGAACCAGTTGACTGA
- the LOC111791003 gene encoding RING-H2 finger protein ATL2-like, with protein sequence MEAAMDDPSSTSPPGSNDFALSGKIMLSAIIILLFVVVLIICLHLYARWYVLRARRRGTLRRRNRLVFYFEPENPSAARAAASASHLRGLDPSVLNSLPVFTFSSKSFSDPIDCAVCLSEFEENEKGRTLPKCRHSFHTDCIDMWFHSHTTCPLCRTPVERPPETPVEIAVSIGEPAITEPGPSSSDLCVECDISDRMASSSTGSRSFRARRKPGELAGVSIEIPTRRDGEFAASLSPTTPSFKSPISRVMSLSFKMIIGRERRGGVSPSGTSVGCSSGAGGELDIEKGKENAV encoded by the coding sequence ATGGAAGCCGCCATGGATGATCCTTCTTCCACCTCTCCTCCGGGATCCAACGATTTTGCCCTAAGCGGCAAGATTATGCTCAGCGCCATCATCATCCTTCTCTTCGTCGTCGTTCTCATCATTTGCCTTCACCTCTACGCTCGCTGGTATGTTCTCCGTGCTCGCCGCCGTGGTACTCTCCGCCGCCGCAACCGTCTGGTCTTCTATTTCGAACCAGAAAATCCCTCTGCTGCTCGCGCCGCTGCCTCTGCTTCCCACCTCCGCGGCCTCGATCCCTCTGTTCTTAACTCTCTCCCTGTTTTCACTTTCTCCTCCAAATCCTTCTCCGATCCGATCGATTGCGCTGTTTGTTTGTCCGAAtttgaggaaaatgaaaagggcCGTACACTTCCGAAATGTCGTCATAGCTTTCATACCGATTGCATCGACATGTGGTTTCACTCTCACACTACCTGCCCGCTCTGTCGCACGCCGGTTGAGCGCCCTCCGGAGACACCGGTGGAGATAGCGGTTTCCATTGGGGAACCTGCTATTACCGAACCGGGTCCGAGTTCTTCCGATCTCTGCGTTGAATGTGATATCTCCGACCGGATGGCTTCTTCTTCGACCGGTTCGCGGTCGTTTAGGGCACGGCGAAAGCCGGGGGAACTAGCCGGTGTTTCGATTGAGATTCCGACGCGAAGAGACGGTGAGTTCGCTGCTTCGTTGTCACCGACGACGCCGTCGTTTAAGTCGCCGATAAGTCGGGTTATGTCGTTGTCGTTCAAGATGATTATCGGCCGGGAGAGAAGAGGCGGCGTATCGCCATCCGGAACTAGTGTCGGGTGTAGCTCCGGCGCCGGCGGCGAGTTGGATAtcgaaaaaggaaaggaaaacgCCGTGTGA